In Lolium rigidum isolate FL_2022 chromosome 3, APGP_CSIRO_Lrig_0.1, whole genome shotgun sequence, the genomic window ACTGGCGGATCTACGTGTTGGTTTGGGGTGCCCAGAACATCGGTTGGAAACAAAATCCTTTGTAAAATGGCTACTTTTCACCATGTATGCTACCCCTAAAAGATTTTTTTGGGCAGCTAGGGCACCACCGTGCAACCTATTCTTCAATTCtctagctccgccactgcatgcggtgtcagatcgaTGCCCTTCCGCTTGATTTGGCTACCGTGGCCACGGTGAGGGCCGTGTGGCCAGAAtccccttcttcttcggcgatggCTCGTTTCTCGACTCTCTTCGTTGGTGAGCTTCTGTCTCTATTGTACCTCTGCTCCGATGAACCTTGTGGGGTGGTCAGGCCAGGTGAGAAATCCCCGCTTCGCGCTAACGAATGCGATGAATTAGTACTATTTTGGTAATTAAAGACCGTATGCattattttgatgcagaggctgggactCGCTTCCCCCTTTCAACAAACTAATTTGGTAATTCCATGTACCTAATTGCCTGTCTCATCGTGTATGCACGCATGGCCACTCGACAGTGAGAGATCCTTGGTGAAACACAGAGACAATGTACAGAACAAAACCAGAAAGAGCAAAGGTTGCTGCTAGCTAGCCGACCCCCGGCTGGCCGGTCTATAAAATCCGTTTCCCACCACAGCCAAAACCCCCTTCCGCGCCGCACTCTCGTCTCGTGTTAGCTCAACACGTCGTAGCGTCTCGCTCGCGAATCACTAGGCGCGACATCCTTCTAGTTCAAGAGATATAAAGCAGGAGAAACGCGCGCGCACATGAAGCAGCCACTCTCCGATTCCTCCTGCCCAGCTACCGCTAGCCACGGCAACCACCGCCTGGGCAGCTACGAGCCCACCTCCGTGCTCGATCCCATCGCCACCTCCAGCGGCAGCCCCGCCACCACACTCGCTGCACCGGCGCACGGCGGCACCCTGCAGGCCACGCCGCATCATCCGCCCGACGACTGGGACGCACTGTCCTGGCTCCTTTCCCCGGACGACCAAAAGAACGGGACCGGCGAGCTCTTCTCCTTCTCCCTCAACGCGCAGCAGCACTCCTCTCCGTTCGACGTCCTGGCTGACCCGTTCGACCCGTACAGCTGCTCCCCGCCGGCGGAGTCCCATGAGCAGCATCTCCGGGCCGCCGCGGAGGCCGTCTGGGCGGGGGACCCTGtcgccgcgagcggcatgctgGCTCGGCTCACCCAGGCCCTCCCGCACCCTCCCCGGACGCCGCCCCAGCGCGCGGCGTCCCACTTCGCGGAGGCGCTCCAGTCCCTCCTCGCCGCGCCGGACCAGTTCCTGGCGCGGCCCGAGCGCCCCGCGGTGTCCGCCGCCGACGTgatacgccggatcggcgcgcaGCGAGCCTTCGCGTGCCTCTCGCCGGTCCCGCAGTTCGCCAGCTTCACGGCCAACCAGACCCTCCTCGAGGCGTTCGAGGCGCCGTTCCACATCGTCGACTTCGACCTGGGCCTCGGCGGCCAGTGGTCCTCCTTCGTCGAGGAGGTCGCCGCTCGACGGCTGCCGTCGCAGCACGCCACGGCTGCGCCGGCCGTCCGCGTGACCGCCGTCGTGCACGAGGAGACCGCCGAGACGCTGCTCGCCGCCGACAACCTTCGGGACTTCGCGTGCGGCCTCGGCGTGCGCTTCGCCATCGACGTCGTCCGACTCGACGCGCTCGCCGTCGGCAGCATCCGGGCCTCCGGGGACGAGGCTGTGGCCGTCGTCCTCTCTCCGGCCATCTTCCGCCACCTCGCGGCGACCAGGCCCGACGCTTCCGACGCGCTCCTCGAGTTTATCCGGCGCGCCGATCCGCGGGTCGTGGTCTTGGTCGATGCTGAGGTCTCGTTGGGCGCAGGGGAGGGCGTGGCGCCGCTGATGCGCAGCGTGGAGTCCTGCGCGGTGCTGACGGAATCCGTCGAGGCGGCCGCCGCCGTGAGCGCGGGCGAGGACGCCATGCTACGCGTGGATCGTGGCGTCGTTAGGGAGAGGGCCTACGCGGCGGTGCGGTCTTGGTGGAGCCGGTGCGAGCCATGGAAAGAGACGGTGGTGCGCGCTAGGTGGGCGCCAGCGGCGCTCAGTGATCTCGCGACGGCGCAGGCCGAGTGGATCGTGAGGCGGGCACCGGTGGAGGGCTACCGCGTTGTCCGGCGGGACGGCGCCTTGGTGCTCTGCTGGCACGGTTACGACCTGGCCGCCACGTCCGCATGGAGGTGCTGACTAGGGGTGGAATATCGAGCAGCTCGAATCGTTAAAGCTCGGATCGTTTAGGCTCGTGATCGTTAAGGCTCGGATCGTTAAGCTCGTTATGACTAACGAGCTAAACTCATTGTTCGGCTCGGTTCGTTATCTGCTTGCGAGCGCTCGCGAGCTGCTCGATAAGAACATTTTGGCTAATTATAAGAATTAGTGTAATACATAAATTAAACTTAACAAATGCATAGCTTTATTCCCAGGAAAAACTTAATAGTCGCTGACAAGCATCAAACATGATACATCACGAAGACACCATTACGGTACTTAAGACATAACAAAAAGGTCTCCAATAGGCAAAGAATAAAATGACGTCTCCAACAGATTAAAAGAGCAAGTCAAATGAAGATGGCTTCCGTTAATTGCTTCCCACAGAAGAATCCGGAAATGGTATGAATTCCACATCATCATCACTATCATCTTGCTGCAAAAATAAATGATATTGCGTTAAAATTTTCACTTTAGTGTACAAAGGATCAAGGATTCAAGGCTGACAAGAGAATGACAAGTAAACTTACAGGAATCGTAGGCCTCATATAGTTATCTTTTGATCCTTTTATGAAGCTAGCAGCACAAATAAGTGCCTCAACCATTTTCGGGCGCAAGGAACTGCGGTAGTCATCTAAAACTCTACCCCCTGTAGAGAATGTGGACTCTGAAGACACACTAGTTGCTGGTACTGTCAGGAACTTTCTTGCTATCTTTGCAATAACAGGATACCTATGAGCATTCAGCCTCCACCAATCGACTATTTTGAAATTACGATCAGCCATGGGATGAGTTTTGTCCTCAAGATAGCAAGTCAATTCAGACTGACATGGCTCTGTGTTTGTCTCCTCCAAGAATGACTGAAACCCACTCAATGTGGACATAGATGTAGCTTGATTCCTACTAGAACTTGCACTTTGTTCATTgctgttggctgcctccttctgtcGATTTTCTACCTCATAGGTAGCATACAGATCAAAAAACTCTGATTTGATGTCTTCTGCCTCACGCATGCCTTTCTCTCTGCCATACAACTGCTTAAAACAGTAGTCAACAAGCTTCATTTTAAACCTAGGATCAAGAATGGTTGCAATGACCATAACATTGTTCTTcaccttttttttgtttctcccgCTGTCATTGACATTCTCACTATAAGTGCTATCCCAGTATTTATCAAACTTGTCAAGCATTGCCTTTCCCATCGCCTTCAAATTCTCATCATTACTTTGCACAGCATGGGTGTTCACAGCAATCTTAACATTCATGAT contains:
- the LOC124698466 gene encoding zinc finger BED domain-containing protein RICESLEEPER 1-like; its protein translation is MNVKIAVNTHAVQSNDENLKAMGKAMLDKFDKYWDSTYSENVNDSGRNKKKVKNNVMVIATILDPRFKMKLVDYCFKQLYGREKGMREAEDIKSEFFDLYATYEVENRQKEAANSNEQSASSSRNQATSMSTLSGFQSFLEETNTEPCQSELTCYLEDKTHPMADRNFKIVDWWRLNAHRYPVIAKIARKFLTVPATSVSSESTFSTGGRVLDDYRSSLRPKMVEALICAASFIKGSKDNYMRPTIPQDDSDDDVEFIPFPDSSVGSN